One part of the Candidatus Krumholzibacteriota bacterium genome encodes these proteins:
- a CDS encoding DUF2723 domain-containing protein: protein MIRARRGRIVVLALFPLFSCLYVCFAAPGPLFGDSGEFQTLGAVGGIAHQPGYPLYVIVGRCLGRMLPGNPARRMNCMSCLFGGVAVAMLGLVLIELGLSATAAVAGAVVYGMSFTVWWFSIRAEVYSLAVFVFLAVLLSALRAFRSGSRGAYGLTAVLTGFALVSHISFAPPLLVLWSWLLLFSPLSGRSRLVRAGIAAIGLAVGLTPYLYAAWIDAGAHPLNYLAYTIDADAGQYGLTSGTFDEPWERLSWLLLGTQARMQHYLFDPRGIARNLAHLLSIEYVYHYGIFAPVLVLIGIVSARRSRDRRLALVFAMTAAAAVFVLLYGALHLMPVYSLPVAIGNAILVAFGIAALVGHLRGKSHRTAALVTAMIAVVLVVVPAHLLRVAAERSDAFPARWRMPLEIGPRMTGAFPSLRGYGTARTFGEAVLASAPDGSLVTGNWYEMIVLFYLHYAEEVRPDIELEVGYIEHFGRIRRWAESREPAPHPVVFLEEIPGLTDRFTPCDTLRTCTGRCLLVSDGCCVTPSSRSGGRAGP from the coding sequence TCCAAACGCTCGGCGCCGTCGGCGGCATCGCCCACCAGCCCGGTTATCCGCTCTACGTCATCGTCGGCAGGTGTCTCGGCCGCATGCTCCCGGGCAACCCGGCCCGCCGGATGAACTGCATGAGTTGCCTTTTCGGGGGCGTGGCCGTCGCCATGCTCGGCCTTGTGCTGATCGAACTCGGCCTGTCGGCGACGGCCGCCGTCGCGGGCGCGGTCGTCTACGGGATGTCCTTTACCGTCTGGTGGTTCTCGATCCGCGCGGAGGTCTACAGTCTCGCCGTGTTCGTTTTCCTCGCCGTCCTCCTGTCGGCGCTTCGCGCCTTCAGAAGCGGCTCGCGTGGCGCCTACGGCCTCACCGCGGTGCTCACGGGATTCGCCCTCGTATCGCACATCTCGTTCGCCCCGCCTCTCCTCGTCCTGTGGTCGTGGCTGCTGCTCTTCTCACCCCTGTCCGGACGCTCGCGCCTCGTTCGCGCCGGCATCGCGGCGATCGGTCTCGCGGTCGGCCTCACGCCCTACCTGTACGCCGCGTGGATCGACGCGGGCGCCCACCCGCTGAATTATCTCGCGTACACGATCGACGCGGACGCCGGCCAGTACGGCCTCACTTCCGGCACCTTCGACGAACCGTGGGAACGCCTCTCGTGGCTGCTGCTGGGCACGCAGGCGAGGATGCAGCATTACCTGTTCGATCCGAGGGGGATCGCCCGGAATCTCGCCCATCTCCTGTCGATCGAATATGTCTATCACTACGGGATATTCGCGCCGGTTCTCGTGCTGATCGGCATCGTGTCCGCCCGCCGCTCCCGTGATCGCCGCCTGGCGCTCGTTTTCGCCATGACGGCGGCGGCGGCGGTCTTCGTTCTCCTGTACGGAGCGCTCCACCTGATGCCGGTCTACAGCCTGCCCGTCGCGATCGGCAACGCGATCCTCGTCGCGTTCGGCATCGCCGCCCTCGTCGGGCATCTTCGAGGAAAAAGCCACCGCACGGCGGCCCTGGTAACGGCGATGATCGCGGTCGTCCTCGTCGTCGTGCCCGCTCACCTCCTGCGCGTGGCGGCCGAGCGCTCCGACGCGTTCCCGGCCCGCTGGCGGATGCCGCTGGAGATCGGGCCGCGCATGACCGGCGCGTTTCCCTCGTTGCGGGGATACGGCACGGCGAGGACCTTCGGGGAGGCGGTGCTCGCGTCGGCGCCCGACGGCAGCCTGGTGACCGGGAACTGGTACGAGATGATCGTGCTCTTCTACCTGCATTACGCGGAAGAGGTCCGGCCGGATATCGAACTGGAAGTCGGGTACATCGAGCATTTCGGACGGATCCGGAGATGGGCCGAGTCGCGGGAACCCGCCCCCCATCCAGTCGTCTTCCTCGAGGAGATACCGGGGTTGACCGATCGCTTCACGCCGTGCGACACCCTCCGCACATGCACGGGACGATGCCTGCTCGTGAGCGACGGGTGCTGCGTCACTCCTTCCTCGCGAAGTGGCGGTAGAGCCGGTCCGTGA